From the Manihot esculenta cultivar AM560-2 chromosome 14, M.esculenta_v8, whole genome shotgun sequence genome, the window ATACAATCTACTATGGATTTAATACACAGAAAAGTAGCACTCAATATATGGTCCCATTTGTTTTAGTTTATGGTGATcgagtttgaattttttaaaattaaataataaaaaaattaaattatattaatttattaaaatatttttagggaattaaaatttttaattgttgactatattttaaattttattattaattttggaGAGATCAAtataaagtaataaaaaattatatatataagaatatatataaaaatatttttgtgggAGTTTGGGGGGCCAAGGGCTCCCTCTTGTCCCCCATGCCTCCGCCCATGGCCACACCCTTACACCCACCTGCTCCGATCAACAGAATTACAGTAGCTTAACGGTCTCAACATTCATAGCAACTTTCTACACTACTTTACTATGATCAGTCTCAGCATGTTAAAGAATAACTCTATTCCTTCTTGCCAAATGAAGTAAATTGTGGCATTAAAAGTCACTCTCCTGCAAGCAGCCAACTGGCTTTTACCTGCTGTCTTCCTGGTGAACTAACTAACCTCCCTCCTCATATCCAAGATATGCCTTCGCATGGAACATTTCTGAAGGATCACGTTTTAAGTAGATTGTTTTTTGTCGAGTGGGCATTAATTAGGTTAAAGATATCATGTCATTTATTCATGTATGACATGGATTCTCACCATGTTTTGggttattatgttttatttatGTTGACATAAGGAAGTTTTCTAGTATTgcatgaaagaaattaagtgcataattttttgaaattttaacagTTGAATGCTATGTGTCAATTGCAAAAACatcattcttatttatctcttgAATCTTTCTTGTATATTTCAGGCTGCGGCTATTCGATTGGAAATAAGGGGTGGGGAATGGAGAGATGCATATATGCAGATGGATGGTGAACCCTGGAAACATCCAATGAGCAACGAGTACTCATCATTTGTGGAAATTAAGAGGGTGCCCTTTCATTCGCTTATGATCAGTGGAGACTGACTTGCTGGGTTGCCTACTAGCCCTTGATCCAAGATCAGTGTAAAGTATGGTTTTCTCGCCATGGGGCTTGTAAATTTTAGTTACCTGCCAGGTTAGTAGCTACTGGGAATTTTTTGTACCAAATTTCATTTGATAGGCCATTCTTGGTTTCCTTTTTTAGCTGTGAACACAATTTTTATTTGCTGTAAGACTGTTCTATTACCAGGCTTTTCTAGTGCTTAAATAAATGATTCCACAAGGAAAAATGGTTCttatagaatttaaatttgtaGTGTGATTTCATTAGCCGTTATTATTGAGTGCTGAGTAGTCTTGCTGCTTGACTACGGGTCATGAGGAAATGAATGGAATAAAATAGGAGTTTAAACATTCtctgatttaaaaattaatatatcttATAGGTTTAAATCGGGTtagaattttatataaataattaattaaatataaaaatgtgttttcataataatttatatttatattttttatatattttcttttaaaaattagaatttatttttttttaaatattgattttttaaataaaaattattaataaaaatatttttttatgtagaattccaattaaaatatataaaattaaacaaaatcaGATATTATTtgagtaataataataagtttaagacaagtttagattatttaaaataaattttaataaagtttaTGATGGATTCAAATATTGAAAATGGTAATTTTTGCAAATAAATTGTCCTTTTTACATTCCAACGACAACATCCTACGCATTTCGTCCTTTCCAAAGGGAAAAGTAGTCCGGTAATGGTACACCTTTCATATGTGTTGAGGATGAGGGAAATGCCtcgtaattaaaatttcatgattCTTTAACTCTAGACCTATtgataacattaaaaaagaaaaaactttgCTTTTTGACTTTTTAAGATTATCGAGTATTCTACATATATAATTCtcctaattttttctttaatttcacTAATGTAATGACAGGTtagacatttttttttaaaatctgtCTTAAAATATTAGGAGTGTTGAATGGTTGGTTTAGATTAAATATAGattcaaattattttcattcattataatatataattagttgattttataattaaattcaatcAAAATCATATACATGTTTACGTGAAATGAAATGCACatctctctctcattcttttctTCTCTGGTACGTAACATGGCATCAGAGCACCACTACTCGTGTAGCCACTCCTCCAACACTGAAAACTCCAATGCTACCGCTCATTTCCAGACACTAATCCTTTCCTTTGTTTATCCATTGCTTTTGTGCTTCTTTGTCCTCTTGCTATTGCCGATCAAGTTTCTTTTCTCACCACAAACTCTTACATCACAATGACGGAGACAACTGTAACAAGAGATCCAGTAACTAGCAATGGAGCTAGAACCAGAACTATGAACTTGATCAACTCAGATATTCCGAGCATGATCTTGGTAAGTGCTCTTCTGAATGGAGCTAAATACTTGTCATGGAGTAGATCCATGATTCTTGCATTACGTGCTAAAGATAAATAAGGTTTCATAAACGGAAAGATAAAACAACCAGAAATAGATTCAGAAGAATATGAATAATGGCATAAAGTTGACAGCATGGTTATGTCATGGATCTTAAATGCAATTGTAAAAGACCTAGTAGAAGCTTTCCGGTATGTCCTAATTCTAGAGAATTATGAACTGAAATTGAGGAGAGATTTGGTGAGAGCAATGGACCAATGCTCTACCAAATCAAGAGAGAAATTAGCATGTTTACTCAAGGAAAGATGTCAATTTCATTGTACTTCACTAAGCTCAATAAGCTTTGGGATGAATTGACTTGCCTAATACCACTGTCGGAGTGCACTTGCGGAGCAGCTAAACTCATGGCAGAAAGAGACAACAATAACAAGGTCCTACAGTTCCTAATGGGACTAGGTAATCACCATGATAATGTGAAGAACCAGATTCTGATAATCTATCCACTGCCAAGTGTAAGCAAGGTTTTCTCAATGGTGCAACGAGTCGAGAAACAAAGGGAAGTTCATGATTCTTTCACTAACCAAACAGCAATGGCAATGAAGAATTTCAATCCTAACAAGAATTTGGAGGTGGAAAGTCATAAAGGAAGGGAGAAGAAAGGAAGGAAGATCGCAATGCACTTACTGGAACGAAATGACCATGTGAAAGAGACATGTTTCAAGCTCAACGGTTTTCCAGAATGGTACCAAGAGTTTAAACAGAAGAAAAGGCAAAGCAACGGTGAATGTTGTTACTCAGATGCAAGATAGTCCCCTGGACGAGGTTATCCATGCTGAAACTCCAAAAATAGAAGATTGGAACACCAACATTGCCTCTATGGTGCAACAGGAAATTGTCAAATTCCTGAAAGGAAAGTCTGTTTTTAGATCCAAACTGCCCCAGTTTTTCTGGATTCGCAGGTAAGATAAGACACAATGTCCTTTCTTGTGGCATTGTAGATTGGGGCATGCCTCAAAAGAAGCTATAAGTCATATAGTTGAAATGGGTGAATGTTGTTTTCTTGATTGTGATATCTGCAATGCAAGATCTCTCATGTTCCAGTCAAAATTGCCAAAGAAGTTTTGGAGTGATTCGTTGCTCACTGCCACTTACATTGTAAATAGGCTACCTACAAAACTGCTCAATTGGAAATGTCCATATGAAGTACTTAAGGGACACAAGCCTGATTACTCAAGAATGAAAATATTTGGCTCCCTATGTTATGCGCCACTAATGTTCAACCACAAAAGTCTGAGTTCGACCAAAGGGCATACAGACGCATTCTGTTGGGATATCCAATAGGGTTCAGGGTATATAAGCTGTACAACTTAGACACAAATCTGTCTGCATCTTAAGAGATGTACTGTTCAAAGAGTACATATTTCCTTTCCATCATCTTAATACTGCAGATTGCCATCCTACACCAGTACCTATACCTTACTCTGAATCTACAATTACAAAACTGAGATTAATCCAGTGGAACCTCTAACAGATGACCTACCACCTGATCAAACACAAAATCCCCAAGCACCAAACAACTCACATGACGTAGTCACTATCCCTAACCAGCCTTAACTCAGAAGAAGCACCAGGCAAACAACCAAGCCAACCTGGCTCAATGATTTTGTTGCTTCTATCCAATCTaatcatggttttaaatcgcgGTCACGATTGCTTACGTTGCTGTCATGGTTGCAGGTAACGGAAATAGACCTATAACGGCCGTAACATAACGGTAACGACATGGAGCTAcaacaaatttttttaaaaaatttgcaaagtttataaataaaatgatattaattagatttaatttagaacaatgtatacaaatacataataaatataaatatataaaatatagattatttaatttaagttaaatatcatatagtttaaaataagaaaaatcaacataatCTTTATAAATCGAGTAAATTAATAGCTCAAAAtacaattttaactcaaaactaacatTTTAATCcacaaaagaaaggaaaaaataattaaaaactaaaatagataaaatttaactaactttttagaagaaataagcttAAAAATAGAGTAGTTTATAATTGATCTAAGTTTATATGAGAAATATGCAGGTgagattgaaatttgaaagagaaagggaagagaaattaaaacttaaaaaatatagtttttgaagctgctgaaaagtgtagaaactaatgaaaatgagaATAGGGAGCAAAAGATTAaagatataaaagaattttaattattggtaATGGTCGTTACCGTTACGTAATGATCGATAATGGCCATTAGGCCTGCAAATCAGGAAAAGCCGTTATATAACGGGATAACGGATAACGGCCTCCAAGATCCGATACATAACGGCCgttatttaaaatcatgaatCCAATGGTACTCACAGTCCTCCATAGGCAACCACTCCTGCCAGTCCCTCGTCTTCTGCCCCAGATATGGACTTGGTTATGCATAATATTTCTTGTGCACCTACCTATCTTTCTTTTGTGGCAAATGTTTCAAAAGTCCATCAGCCTTACTCTATTCAACAAGCAAAACAAGATCCCAAGTGGGTTGAGGTTATGAAAAAGGAGATTGATGCTTTGGAATCAAATGGTACATGGCATCTTACAACTCTTCCAAAGTGAAAGAGGGCTATCGGATCAAAATGGGTTTATAGGGTAAAGTTCAATGCAGATAACAGTATTGACAGACTCAAAGTCAAGCTAGTGGCAAAAGGGTATAACTAAGTGCTAGGCCTGGATTTCACATAAAGCTTTTCACCAGTGGCTAATACAGTCACTATTAGATTTTTTCTTGCTTTAGCTGCAACAAAAGCTTGGCCCATACATCAAATTGATGTTAATAATGCTTACTTACATGGCACCATTGATGAAGACTTGTACATGCATCCCCCGAGGGTTATGAAAAAGCAAGACCTGGACAAGTTTGCAAGTTTGCCAAGTCTCTATGTAGCCGAAAACAAGCTGGCCGGCAATGGAATAAAGAGCTGACCTCCAAGCTTCTTCTTCTTGGATTCAAACAATCTTTTAATGATACTTGTCTTTTTACCAAAGCAGAACATAATACTTTCATCAAGTTACTTGTCTATGTAGATGATTTGCTGATTTCTGGACAAAGTGAAGCTTGCATCAACACAGTTAAATGCTTCCTTCATGATGCCTTCACCATCAAGGACATGGGACCAGCTAGATACTTCCTTGGAGTAGAATTGGCAAGATCTGCCAAGGGactattcttcaactagagaaaATACACTCCGGACATTCTCAACGACACAGGAAAGTTAGCTGAGAAGCCTATCACCTTATCCCATGATCAAGAACCTAAAGCTAGATGATGAAACTGGTCCTATTTTCAATGATCCTGAGAAATACAGAAGGTTGGTAGGCAGACTACTGTATTTGAACTTAACCCAACTAGATATCATCCATGTTGTTCAAGTTCTCAGTCAATTCCTCCAACAGCCTCGAGTTCCACATTGGGATGCAGCCATTCATCTTCTCAAATATCTCAAAGGAGCTCTTGCCAAAGGCTTATTCTTTCCTTATCAAAACAATTGTATTCTACGAGCCTATTCTGAAGCATATTGGCTAATTGCCCTATGACTTGAAGATCCTTGACAAGGTACTGTATCTTCCTTGGTCCAGCTCTCATCTCctggaaataaataaaaaaagacttCCATCAACAGATCCTCAGCTGAAGTAGAATACAGAAGCATGGCATCAATTGTGTGTGAGCTCCAATGGATCTCTTACTTACTCCAAGATCTGCATATCCCCTTGCTCCTTCATGTTCCTTTACACTGCGATAACAAGGTAGCTGTCCATATTTCAGAAAATgagcaatttttcaaataatgtataatataaaaaatatttttaaaaacatgcaagatccgaaaatattttcggattctgtgTGTCAATTTAGAGTGTTCGCCAGTCATACTGGCGAACATACTTGTTCGGCACCTATGTTGTCGAAGAAGGGAAAGTTCGGCACCATGAGTGCGCCGAACAAGCCTCATTCGTGCCACCGTGGCTGCAGGCGTGGCATGTTCGGCACCCAAGATGCCGAACACGCACGAGGATCAAGACTTCGTCAGGAATCTCTGACGAGACTTTGACTGAAGAAAGTGTTCGGCACTTTTCTTTAGCTGAGTAAAGATGGCTTGCACGGCCCTGCAGGCCCTGTATGCATGCACCTGCATTGGCCGTGCAAGCCCTGCATGCATGCACCCCAGTGTAGGTGCATGCAGGCGTGGACATGAATTTGTTCGGCAGTATGACTGCCGAACAAATTCTTGTagcatgaaaataaaatatctaaaacaaatataaatgtaaaaaattaaattaataaaatattttaataaattaaaatttatttattgatataaattaaaaaatattaatattaatttttttatatttaaaattatatattttttaactatcatatattttaaatgaaaataaaatataaaacaaaacaaaatgaTAAAAGAATTTTTTAACTATGGGGCATAGGAATTTGTTTGGCAGAACTACTGCCGAACAAATTTCTGTAgcctgaaaataaaatatataaaataaatatatatttaaaaaatttataaaaattaataaaatattataataaattaaaattatatattaatattaattaaaatatattaatattattattataatttttaaatataaattatctaatctattatttaataaatttatatatttaaaattaaaatatttctaaatttaaatattctacgaaaataaaatttatttgactgttaataataaaatttaaaattgttaaaataaatataaattacgagataataaaatttaatggttatttaaaaatataatattttaatatttgaaaatatttaatatgttttattttttattttaaaattattttaataaagcgttttatttttaattttaaaattattttaataaagcgttctattttttattcaagAAGAAAGCTCTTCGGCAGAAGAGCTTACTAGTGCATGCAGGGCCGTACGTGGCCCTGCATGCAAGCAGAGAGGCATGCATGTACCAGCATGCTTGCATGTACGGCATGCATGCACGCTGGTGCATGCACGTGATTTTACAGTCCGTGACCCTACTTCGGCAAGGTTAGTGCCGAACTCCCCGCCTATAAATTTCTCCCCCAAAGCTCTATAAATCATTCCATTTCCAATCACTCTCATTTTTCATTTCCGATCACTTATATTTTCGATGTCTCTATAAATTACGCCATCCATTCCAATCACTCTCATTTTCCATTTCCAATCACTCTCATTTTTCATTTCTGATCACTTTTATTTTCAATCTCTCTATAAATTACCCCATTCATtactttataaattatttaaaatctgcattatatctcaataaattacgttttataaattatttctttCCCTCtataaatttcacaaaaattttatttctactCTTATCGATTCGACTACAAAAGAAGAAACGCAggtaagttttaaatattttatattctaaatttttattttttttatatatatagtaaatggtggtaaaatgattaattattttatttttttttatcagagaAATGGCGGTTCCTGCATATGCTAATATTCATTGGGATggtaatattataaatagttgtAATGGTTACGATTATGAAGGAGGTTTTTCAAAGATTATTCCAATGGGTAAACAGATAAGTTTTAATCAACTTGTTGGTAAAATTGCTCATGCAAATGGAATATCCGGGAATAATGAATTTATAGAGACAATTAGTTTTAGAAAGCCTATAATTGTTGATGGATCCTTGAAATTTGAATGTATGGAGATATGGGGTGAAGATGATATATCTAGTACGTTTAATTACTTATATCTAATTGGTGGTATACCTGGTATTGAAATATATGTTAAGATACTTCGTTATGTTGATACTACAAATGACGATACTGATATTGGTCCATCTGGAACTGCTGTGGAATCAAATGATGAACCATGTGAAGAACAAAATGTAGTTGATGATTATGGTTTATCTGATAGTCTTGCAGGGCCATCAATTAATTTATCTGATACAGTACAGAATGAGAACGAGGATGAGGACGAAGATGACGATGACGATGATTCATGGATGTCTactgaggatgatgatgatgacaaTGGTCAGGAGGATCGTGAGAGTGAGTCTCGATATTACAACACACAATTTTCTAATCCTATTGTGCCTGTTGTTCATCCTCCCCCATACGCAGAAATAGACTTCGATTTGCTGAGGGTGGATCCTTATAATAGGCCAGAAGGTCGTTCCTTTTGGGATCCTTCTAAAGAGTTTTCAGTTGGGATGATATTTTCTTCGAGAGATGCAGTGGCTGCGGCTGCAAAAGAATATCATCTGAGACATCATCATCAATTTTGTTATCATGAAACAAGAGAGAAGACTTATTCTATAAAGTGTAAAGACAAAGACAGTGGGTGTGCATGGAGACTTCGAGCATCCAAGAAAGAAGGAGAGGATGTATGGAAGATTACGAGATACAGTGGACCACACACATGTACGAATCCTCAGGTGACAAAAAACCATAGCCAATtggatgaaaattttatttgttcatTTATCTTTGCATTAATTGAACAGCAGCCCGATATAAAAATTGCTGGCCTACAAGCTGAAGTGCGGGATAAATATGGATCTTATCAGAAAACATAGAAAGCTAAGCAGAAGGCAATTGCAAGGCTTTATGGGGGTTGGGATGAATCATACAGTCGTTTGCATAGATTCATGACTGCTCTTCATCATTTTAACACAGAAACAGTATACATGATTGAAGATAATCCACATTGGATAAATGAGCGATTAAATCCGATGTGTCGTGTATTTGACCGTATGTTTTGGGCTTTTAAGCAATCGATTGAGGGATTTAAACATTGCCGACCTGTTATCTCAATCGATGGGACATTCTTATACGGAAAATACACCGGGTGTATACTGTGTGCAACTGCACTTGATGGAAATAATCAACT encodes:
- the LOC110600537 gene encoding uncharacterized protein LOC110600537, translated to MAVPAYANIHWDGNIINSCNGYDYEGGFSKIIPMGKQISFNQLVGKIAHANGISGNNEFIETISFRKPIIVDGSLKFECMEIWGEDDISSTFNYLYLIGGIPGIEIYVKILRYVDTTNDDTDIGPSGTAVESNDEPCEEQNVVDDYGLSDSLAGPSINLSDTVQNENEDEDEDDDDDDSWMSTEDDDDDNGQEDRESESRYYNTQFSNPIVPVVHPPPYAEIDFDLLRVDPYNRPEGRSFWDPSKEFSVGMIFSSRDAVAAAAKEYHLRHHHQFCYHETREKTYSIKCKDKDSGCAWRLRASKKEGEDVWKITRYSGPHTCTNPQVTKNHSQLDENFICSFIFALIEQQPDIKIAGLQAEVRDKYGSYQKT